Part of the Zea mays cultivar B73 chromosome 4, Zm-B73-REFERENCE-NAM-5.0, whole genome shotgun sequence genome is shown below.
GAAAGATGGAGAGAATGCCGAATGTATATATATCATTCGGAAAAAAAAACTCAATGGCAATCACAATCTTATTTCTTGCCGCAAGCGTGTATAGTTTTCCTGCGTTCTCAAGAGCTCTCTTGAAAGgtcttgattttccaaaaacctcTTGGAAAGTAGCCTCTATCCACCATATCCACCACCATCTTGCGGCCACCGTCATGTCATCTGCCCTCTTATGCACACACATTACACTTACTACAGTATTATATCTTGATTAGGCAAGCATTCCTCTCCTTTGCTCATTGTCTCGAACAAATCCAAGGCATTCTCGATCTATCCTTCCTCAAATGAATACCTTAAAGAACATTGTATGTCCGAACATTAGGCTCACAACCTTCCCTCTTCATCGTATCCTAGCATGGGGTGTAGGTAACCACATTTCGAATGTAACCCTTTCTGATCATATCATCAAACACCGCCACCGCTTCCTCCACATTGCCCTTCTTACAGGTTGCCTGAATTAACGTGTTACAAGTTGCAATCGATGGGGTTTATCCTTCTCTAGACATTTCATCAAACACTTTGCAGGCTTTATCCAGATGCCCGACAACACCCAACCCATGCAGTACGGTatcgaagaagaagaagtccCATACACTGATGAACGCATCACGTCGTTATGCTCTTCAGTTCAGCTACTTTTGGAGCAAGGTGGTAATTTTGTGGTGTCTGCGCCCAACATGGCCCATTTATGCCACCGTTTCACTGTGGGCTGCTTCGTAGCCACGGCACAAATGGTCACGCAGGCCCAACCCGAATTCATCGATCTGGGCCACGGCCCAGCGCCATCAGGATTCGTGAATCACCGAATCAGGAGTTCAGGACAGGAATCGTGCTGCGGATGCTCCGTCCGTGCAGTGGAGGCCGCGGCATGTCAGTTTGGCTTCACTACCAAGCCTCTGGCCTCAAGCCTGCCTCGGCCTTCAGCCCAGCCGTGCCCAGCACCTTCGGACGCCAATTCACAACTTCGTTGTTCCTTCCGCAGCTCCGAGCTCCGGAATCGAGCAAAGCACCCGAGCCTGCGCCGCGTCAAGCCGTCAAAGCTCCCCCGCTTCATACCATTCCCTCCCCCGATCCCTCGCCTCAGCCCTCAGCTCCGCCCCTCGGTTTCCGAAGCGCCACCGCCGACGTGGCCTCCCTCGGCTCCAATGGCGTTGCCCTACCTGGAGGCCGTGCTTTGtgagtcccccccccccccccccccccccccccccccctgccgCTCTTTTGTGTAGTAGCAATCGCTAGCTGGTTGTCTTGGTTTGGGAGAAGATTCAGGATCGCGTTTAAACCCTAGGGTTTGGGAGGAGCCGGGTGGAGGATTTAGCGCAGGCGCAGTTGGATTTGACCATGCCGCAAAACCGATCGGGCGCCGCGGACGACGGCTTGTGCTTTGGTTGCCCTGTTGAAATCTAGCGAGCGTAATGTGCTGTGGGCCTGACGACTGCGATAAGCTTGGGAGACTGATGGTGCACCTAGCCAGTGGCGGTGTGTGACGTGAACTATGATCTGTAAAACGCTGAACTTGTCCAGTTGCAGTGCATAAAGGACTGGGTTGTTCGCACTGCAACTCTAAAAGAATTGATGCACACAGGATTATAATATTGAGTGATTCAATGTATCACGATGTTATCGAGTGATTCAGTGTTGCTAGAGTACACGATCTGAACTGAAGAGCCCCCATGATTTTTAATTAGTGGAGCGAGTGAAGGGACACCTGTGAGATGCTAACTTAGTCAGTTCACTCTGAGAACTTATGCTTGTGATGCAAAGCTCTGTTCTTCTATGCCAATATGCAAAGATCCTGCAGGTTTGCTGATGTCTAAATAGTAAAATGGTTCCTAGCAATATAATTATTATCAACTTCTTTTACCTTTCATACGGGGCTGTGTTAGTTTAGGGTCTGTCAGCAAGTATTACATTGCAATGAACTATGAAGTCAACAATTTAGATCTTATTATTCCTTGATTACATGATATGTCTAATTTCACCGTTATTTACTTGGTATGTTGTTGTTGTTTACTTGGTATGACTGATGCTTTTAACATGTATATGTGTTGCAGGCTTTATGATTTTCATGTACATATTTGAGACATATCTTGACATCCGTCAGCATAGAGCCCTCAAGCTGCCAACTTTGCCAAAACCCCTGCTGGGAGTAATTAGTGACGAAAAGTTTGAACGCTCTAGAGCTTATAGCCTCGACAAAAGGTTTGTGCAAGATACAACACTCATGTTCCTTGTTGCAACCTTCATTTTAAAATCATTTCTGATACGTGACGCCAAATCCATTAGTTGTCTTGCCTATCTAGATGATTGATATTGAAGCTTTTTTTTTTTGCTTCATCTTACAGCTATTTCCATTTTGTTCATGAGGCTGTGACTATTTTAATGGATACTACAATACTATACTATAGAGTTCTTccctggttttggaaggtaaaacaAATCCCTTTCTTCTGTCAATCTCTTTATGCAAGTGTTTTGGTTGTGACTAGATCATATCATTCTGCAGAAATCTGGAGAGTTAGTTACCAGTGTTGGGCTGAGTGCTGAGAATGAGATAATACACACCCTTGCTTTCTTAGCTGGTTCCATGGTTTGGTCGCAGGTACTAATAATTCTCCTCATTACACCATAATATATGTTAAATTCTTTTATCCTTAGCCCATCTATAATATAACTGACTGGCTTCTGTAGCTTTTGACACTTAAACTGGAATATACACAACATTTACTTCGTTTTGTTGAACCGATTGCTCTATTGTGCTATAACATTAGTGCTGCATCATCTTTGAGTATGATGTAGTAGTTGTTGTGACTTATGAGTGAGGACCAGAGAGTGGAGTTGAGCATTGGGGCTTGTGATATCTATAAGCACCTTGATGCACACTATGCCCTGCTATGCTTTGGGTCCAAAAATGTTTGTGGCTCTACCACTAGTCGCTCTCTGTTTGGCCAATTTATTTTCATGATCTTTGGAATTTCTGTTTATAGCAAAAATGAAATGTGATTTATGTTCTACCGTATTATTACTACGCCATGTCTATTTAACATTTCATTACATGCTTAGATTTTGTTTAAAAAGCAGTTGCAAGGTGCATTTAATTTATTTCAAATTTGCATGGATGAATATTGAGTTCTTTTGGGTTGTAATCAGCCCTTTTTTCTTGTTTGCTTCAGTGACTAACCATGGCCTTCATTTTGAATCTGGATCTGTGCCCATTTCTGTGTCCACAATCAGCCCTACTAGAACTGTGCTGGAGAAACAACTTGTCATCTAGAGCACAAATGATTGTCATATACTCATATCTACTATTTGATGTGGAGCAGTAATGCATACTTCATGAAATGCAGATTACAGACTTGCCGTTCTCTCTCTATTCAACTTTTGTTATAGAGGCTCGACATGGTTTTAACAAGGTGTGTTCATATTTTTTTGTTTTtccttgtatttgttgctagctaggggtaggaatATACATTGAAATTTGGCAACTTGCAGTGTTTTATAACTACTGAAGTAACTGGGCTTATGAATTTCTTATCTTCATTTTCCTGATACTTTTATACTGAGATTTCTATTGCTTCATGCCTTGTAGCAAACTATATGGCTCTTCATTAGGGATATGATCAAAGGAATTTTACTATCCATGATATTGGGGCCACCAATCGTGGCTGCTATCATCTACATAGTACAGGTAAGTCCTCTTATTCTATTGTTTGAAAGTTACTTAATTAACAATTATGTTCACAACAAATTATTTTCCTTTGACCTGTTTTGTTAGTTCGGTTTCCAAGGTCCACAAATTCAAAATCACATGTAACTTATGGTAGCGTCACCTAAGTGCATCAACTGATTCTTTCAATTTTTTCTGTATTCTTTCAGATTGGAGGACCTTACCTGGCTATATATCTCTGGGGTTTTATGTTTGTATTAGCTCTACTGATGATGACAATATACCCCATTGTGATAGCTCCTCTGTTCAACAAGTTCACTCCTGTGAGTATCTTGTTCTAGTGAGTAGTGATAGCTCCAACTAGTGGTGGATCTAGAAATGATGCAGGAGGGGGCTACATAGTAGGAGGCTAGAAATCCTACAGTAGATCAGTGTCGGGTGGGGCTGATGTCTAGACTCTGAACTGTTTTGGGCTGGAGACTGAAGAGTCACTCTTGACTGTTTTGGGTCATGCCCCAGCCTGTAGTCCCCCAGCCTGGGGTGCAGATCTGCCCCTGGTCCCAACATGCTTCATCTGCTATTTCTTGTTTTTGCACTAAATTAGCATGAGTTAAGATTGAATTCTGTGATTGCACTGATGTCAACAGCTTCCTGAAGGAGTCCTCAGGGAAAAAATAGAGAAGCTGGCAGCTTCCCTCAAGTTTCCTTTGAAAAAGCTTTTCGTGGTAGATGGGTCTACCAGATCAAGCCACAGTAATGTATGTTAATTACTCTATGTTCTGAGTATAGTTTCATTACTGCCTAATAAACAACAATTTAATGCTGCTATTTGAACCGTTGATTCTCTTTCAGGCCTACATGTATGGTTTTTTCAAGAACAAGCGCATAGTACTCTATGACACATTGATTCAGCAGGTATCTTGAAACAATATTTTTTCTAACAACTTTTAAGTTATTTTGTTTCATAAAATATTGGCATGCATGCACAGAATTGACCTGTTTCATTTTGTTGATTTCAGTGTAGCAATGAGGATGAGATAGTTTCTGTTATAGCACATGAACTTGGACACTGGAAACTCAATCATACTGTCTATTCCTTTGTAGCTGTCCAGGTATTCTCTCGTTCgaataactaagactaactatgaCCTTTGCATGCCATTTATTTATCTAGTCGCATTTGAGTACTTGTTGGGTAAAGGGGTGTAGTTATCCAGTGATATTTTCTTTAAGATGCGAATTTGCTTCCAAAAGAAAACATGTGACATTGCTTTCCTTGAAAGGACTTGTTTAGGATCATATATCATCCAGCGCAGGGTATGCTGGAAAGTAAGGCTGGAACTAAGGTTGGGGGTAGTGATAATAATAGTGTAACCACAGATACAAGCTGTCACTGAGTTATATAGTTCTACTATTTATTAAATAAGTATCACCTATGGTTGTCCAATGAAAAGCAATAGTTCTAATGATGCTCCCACAAGATGCCATTTACAGCGGACTTGTTGTGATGGTGCCTGCTAGATTACTCCCTCCTTATAATTGATGGAAGAAAAAGGAGACTGTTACTTGGCCTTTTCTTGCTGTTGAATTTTTCCGTTTTCATTTCATTATTGTTTTTTTTCTGTGCAGCTGCTTATGTTTCTTCAATTTGGAGGATATACTCTAGTAAGGAGCTCCAAAGATCTATTTGGAAGTTTTGGCTTCAAGGACCAGCCAGTAATAATTGGATTGATCATTTTCCAGGTATGTTTGAAAATAGTCTGTAACGGGCATCATCATTCTGTTTTGTTCTTTCTCATGATTTCTGGTACTGACTACCAAGTTATTtctaaggccctgtttgtttcgttggaattgaatttcattttaataattataatttagacaaaactaattaagttcatatatttatatatgtaatatatttgtatattatcttaaatcatatgagagagagagttatatactacattcatGTTATAACGAAGTAAGTAGAAgagtgctataagttgtacatcggaaaaataacatgtaaatttatagaatcaattttcatctctcaccccatgaatttgagatagacttatatggtAACTTTGGAAAgtagtggaatgtcacattctaaaaaaaataGCATATTCcaatagtaagattccaattcctcaaaatgaaaggaaacaaacggggcctaagagAAATCTGTTTGAGATGAATTCTAATTATAGGTGCTTATACTTTTTGGTTCAACATGCCTTGAAAATTTAGATGTGCTGTTCTATGAGTTTTTGGCATTATAGTCATTATTGCTCGATTGATGCATGTGTCACTTCGATTGCAGCACACCATAATACCCATCCAACACCTTCTGAGCTTTTGCCTGAACCTTGTCAGCAGAGCATTTgaatttcaggtcattcttctatCTGGCTCCAAGTTTCCTGCTATTGACAGTTTTAAAGATTTCGTTTGCACTCACTTCAATTGATTCAATTTCTAGGCTGATGCCTTTGCCAAGAACCTTGGATATGCCCCTCAGCTCCGAGCAGCCCTTGTTAAACTACAGGTAACCATTTAAATGCCATTTTTAATTTAATCTGTTTTTCTTACAGTTAACAGTGGCATTACTGTTAATTTTTCTAAAGAATTTCTGAACTGCAAGGCGTGATGGTATATATACCAAGCTTTCACTCTTTCTGTAAccgagcaactccattttccactggcATCCCTTTTTGTACTTGTGCTCGTTTTCTTGTGCCTTCCTAACAAGATTGTTGTTTATCCCACATACCGTTATATACTTATATAGCCACAAGATTTGCATTCAGCACTCTAAAGCATGTACAAAAAATTTCAGGAGGAGAACTTGTCTGCGATGAACACCGATCCTTGGTATTCGGCATATCACTACTCCCACCCACCACTCGTCGAGAGGCTGCAAGCTCTTGAAGATTCAGACAGCAAAAAAGAAGATTAGTCGATCCTTGTATGAGGTTTACATATGGATTTTTCCCTGCCACATGCACACCGATTCAGTGCTTGGATGGTGAGGGTTTTGACATAGGAGTGTTGTCAAAGCTTTAGAGTGCATCTTTCGGTCAGGTGTAACAGCCTTTCGGTCATTGAGACATATAAGCGAATTAGCTATTAAAAAAAACAGAACTGTTGCATCTTTCTGAGTTGTGCAATTGTTCACGTGTCACGTCACGTTTCGAGCAGCAGAGAGACGCCTCTGAGCAGCACTCATCATTTCATGTGGAGCCTGTACGCAGCAGGCGCCTAATCCAGGCATGCGGGTTGTTGCTGCTCCAGCCTCCTCTGGCCTCTGCTCCATGTGCCCGTCAGGCCTCTGCTCCATGTGCCCGTCAGGCTGCGATGCTCTCACTCTTCACTCCCTCGTCGCCTCCCCTCCCACCCCCCTACCCGCGGCACCGTCACAGCCCTTCCCGGACTGGATTACTGGAACGAGCGGAGTTGGATTGAGAAAAGAGACTGGGTGGAGTTCTGGAGATGGAGTAGGGATGGCTGGGTAGTGCTTACATGTACCTGCGAGATAAAATTATATATAAAAAAACTCGTACCTCGTTCATAGGTATGAAATTGCTCGAGGCGGTCTTAGTGCAGTTTAGTTGATGCACGAGATGTTTAGATCTAGCTGCTGATGTGTTTTTGGTCAGGTCAGAGTTGATCCGTTGTTTTGAATGCTGAATATAGTTAACAACAAGTAAATAAACAGAATACAAATGGAACTTGAGAAAGTTGCAGCATCTTGCACTAGCGTTTGCTTCAGTCTTCTATCTGATGCTTCCTTTCATGTTCAAAGTTGAAGCTATGCTGTGTGCAATAGCAGATCGATTTTCGGCCTATATTTGGACCCTGCTATCACTGAGTGGTAATGGTCCTTTGTAATTGCACTGATGGTAAGGAGAACATTTTTATTGGTGCAAAATGAAGTTCATCGGATGTTCACACTAAGATGGCCAGACCTTTGTTTATGAATATGAAACTCATTCCTAAATGCCAATTGAAGACAACTCAACTTCGTGATACATTGTAGAAaaaggggaggaggggggggggggggggggggggggggatccaAGTAAAATGCAGAAAATTTCTCATTGCAATCAGCTTTATTGTTTCTACCACATGAAGATTTTAGATTTCCATACTGGCTAGAGCATTTAACAAGGGCAAGTATAACTTAACGACCTTTTTCTTGTAGCACGATACAATTAGGTActatttgtttttttttctacTTCCGCATCAGGAGAACTACGGTATGAGCAGCTATGCTCCTGTTTTCCCCTAGACTGTCAACTTTCTCGTGCGTTTTGGCCTTGAGATTGACCACAGATGGATCTGCCCCAAGTAGGTTGCACAGATTCAATCTGATTGTCTCCTTGAACGGGCTAATTTTTGGTTTTTGCAAGATCAGCGTAGCATCAAGGTTGCCCAGCTCGTAGCCTGCTTCATGCATCAATTTCACCTGAAATGACATGGCAATTGAAGGAGCTTAAAGTGTTGTATAATGGGACTACAAAGACTTCAATGGTAAAATGGAAGCAAGTGTTTTCAATAAGACGAGAAAAAGAGAACACCCGTGCTCAGATTAGATATAACACCCTGCATAAATAAGCGACATAAGACCAATTTCACTAGTCAACGGATTTATGCAGAAAGAGAGGCATGGGGAAGATTTCTGTCCAGCTCCTCCAGAAGTACCAATAGTAAATGTGCAGTCAGCATTCTATGCACGTGGACCATGCCTTGTACAAAATCTAAAACGTGGAATACTTTCTGCCCTTGAAGAGTCCAAAGGTCAAGAACACATTTTTCAGTCAGCAACTCGTGTGAGAACTGCCAAGACATCTTgtgacataatgacgactgagcaTCTAATGGTCCAGGAGCAATAGAATAGACCATTGAAACAGTACTAACGCGTTCTCAAGGATGTTCTCCACTCCACATACCACAAGGCACCTACATATTACATTTTGATATAAAGCTATGAGTCTATACTAACAAATATGAGCACGAAAAAACAAGTAAACAACATGGTATACTATAAGATgtatagttattcatttaaaagaATGACTTGGAATTACGAATGGTTCACCAAATGTTAGGTAATCAATCTATAATATGCTCTGATAATTGATCCAGCAATAGAGAAACCGTCCAATTTACTTATGATATCAACATCCTGACATGGTACATATCAATCATTAATCTGTAGAGATTACCCAACCGTTTTCTGAGAACCCCAAAATTTCTCTACGAAACTCTACATTTTGTTGTGATAAATCATTCAAATAGGTCTTGAAACCACGTTACTTACACAAAACACTGCAGATACTAACATGGTTAGGGAAACAGGATGGAATTGATCGCATCAAATGAACTAGAGATAACGCACTGGAAAGAAGAGAAACTCACAGCTTCCCTCATGAACACCGAAGAATCGGCGCCCTTCCAACGGGGGTCGGAATCCGGGAAAATCTGCCCGATGTCCGGCAGCCCCAGCGCGCCGAGAATCGCGTCCACCACGCAGTGCAGCAGCACGTCTCCTGCACAGGGGGGGCCGAAACAAGCATTCCCAAATGCGAGGTCAGAAACAGAGTCACGCAGGAACCGTCAGAGTGAGCCTCGCAGGAGCGCGTACCGTCAGAGTGAGCCTCGCAGCCGCGGTCGTGGGGGATGTCGATGCCGCCGATGATGAGCGGGAGGTTGGGCTCCAGGCGGTGGAGGTCGAAGCCGTGGCCCACGCGGAACGGTAGCGCGGGCGGCTTCGGCGTCGCGGCCACCGCGGGCTGGTGCTCCGCCTGGACGGCGGCCGCGACGGCTGGTGACGGCCTAGGCCGGAGGCGCATGGAGAACGGCTGCGCGGAGGGAGGGAAGGACCCGGCGCTGGCTCGTGGCGCAGTTGAGATGGGGGAGGAAGCCAGGAAGAGGGAGGAGGCGTAGGGCGCGGTGGCCATGGCGCCGCTGCTGGTGGCTGGTGCTTGGTGGGCGAGATGGCGCAGTGGCCGAGCTTTTTTTCGGGATGCTCGGTGAAGTGGGGAGCGCGACTGCGCGAGGAGGAAGAGGAACCGAGAAATCCTTGCGTTTTTTTTTTGTGTGCCGGAATTATTTGCGCCAAGCCGAAGTGAGCATCTGCAACTGGAGATGCGATGGCTGCACTTGGAGGAGCAATTCTTAAGTACTTGAGCAAATTTGGATTACTGTGAAGCACCATTTCCAGAATCCAGTTGAATTTTGTCATGGTCGTTGTACATACCTTATTCTCTTAAAAAAGATTAGACCCCGTCTGGTAGGGTTCCTGGAAACTGCCTCTAATTCTCTCAAAAAAGTTTAATTGGAAATTGGTAACCCAGACTTTGCTGTTTCTCACTTCAAATTTATATGGGTAgcattgcaaaaaaaaaaaactaaATCATATTTTGAACTAATAAACCGAAAGCATTTGGAAAGGCCACTTCAAATAACATATCCACCCTTGCAATGAACTCGTCGCCAGGTTGCTTCGATACTGAATACAATTCAAATGGTAGTGTATCCTTTACATTGTGATTTTATTTCCCTTTTACACAATGGCAACGACGCCTGATGCAATATAGACGATTCACACAGGAACAAGGAATATTCGGAAGGTGCACTCGTTGCTCTACAAAACCACGATCGCCTCAAGCCCTCTCAACTCCTCAAGTGAAACTTGCCCACATAA
Proteins encoded:
- the LOC100284320 gene encoding 2-C-methyl-D-erythritol 2,4-cyclodiphosphate synthase — translated: MATAPYASSLFLASSPISTAPRASAGSFPPSAQPFSMRLRPRPSPAVAAAVQAEHQPAVAATPKPPALPFRVGHGFDLHRLEPNLPLIIGGIDIPHDRGCEAHSDGDVLLHCVVDAILGALGLPDIGQIFPDSDPRWKGADSSVFMREAVKLMHEAGYELGNLDATLILQKPKISPFKETIRLNLCNLLGADPSVVNLKAKTHEKVDSLGENRSIAAHTVVLLMRK
- the LOC100192503 gene encoding CAAX prenyl protease 1 homolog — translated: MALPYLEAVLCFMIFMYIFETYLDIRQHRALKLPTLPKPLLGVISDEKFERSRAYSLDKSYFHFVHEAVTILMDTTILYYRVLPWFWKKSGELVTSVGLSAENEIIHTLAFLAGSMVWSQITDLPFSLYSTFVIEARHGFNKQTIWLFIRDMIKGILLSMILGPPIVAAIIYIVQIGGPYLAIYLWGFMFVLALLMMTIYPIVIAPLFNKFTPLPEGVLREKIEKLAASLKFPLKKLFVVDGSTRSSHSNAYMYGFFKNKRIVLYDTLIQQCSNEDEIVSVIAHELGHWKLNHTVYSFVAVQLLMFLQFGGYTLVRSSKDLFGSFGFKDQPVIIGLIIFQHTIIPIQHLLSFCLNLVSRAFEFQADAFAKNLGYAPQLRAALVKLQEENLSAMNTDPWYSAYHYSHPPLVERLQALEDSDSKKED